One Streptomyces hundungensis DNA segment encodes these proteins:
- a CDS encoding nuclear transport factor 2 family protein, giving the protein MTFPAMPKSVHQFFTASQAGDADAWADSFAETATFHDPVGTDPLEGREAIRAFIKSVIPNFDPFLGLTPLEAHTVGNFVAVSWRGAAVSLDGKPTNWSGINVYEIDENGLIAEAKAYFNSAVFAAQL; this is encoded by the coding sequence GTGACCTTCCCGGCCATGCCCAAGTCCGTCCACCAGTTCTTCACCGCCTCCCAGGCGGGTGACGCCGACGCGTGGGCCGACTCCTTCGCCGAGACCGCCACCTTCCACGACCCGGTCGGTACGGACCCCCTCGAAGGACGCGAAGCCATCCGCGCCTTCATCAAGTCCGTCATCCCGAACTTCGACCCCTTCCTCGGTCTCACGCCGCTCGAGGCGCACACCGTAGGAAACTTTGTCGCCGTCTCCTGGCGCGGTGCCGCGGTTTCACTCGACGGCAAGCCCACCAACTGGTCCGGAATAAATGTCTACGAAATCGACGAAAACGGCCTGATCGCCGAGGCCAAGGCATACTTCAACAGCGCGGTGTTCGCGGCTCAGCTCTAG
- a CDS encoding dTMP kinase encodes MIDIPVPLATGPKPERGVLVSFSGVDGSGKTTSIRRLKGTLRRNGYRVRVFKLPSNECKKLRLFTEYKKDPLTAEPEGRVDIFSMFLAVTGDRLNTIRTKILPLLDAGYAVIVDRYLYSALCEAVISSSGLTPTQWRVVSDIISEFPTPHVAFFTRVSFIEARKRINAREAERDDYVDPLLFNARIDAFEIVRSKFDGVLVDTALDEHSCFKIVSREVGRHVLNQPARA; translated from the coding sequence GTGATCGACATACCCGTCCCCCTCGCGACCGGCCCCAAGCCCGAGCGGGGCGTACTCGTCAGCTTCTCCGGCGTCGACGGGTCCGGGAAGACCACGAGCATCAGGCGCCTCAAGGGGACGCTGCGCAGGAACGGCTATCGGGTCCGCGTCTTCAAACTGCCCAGCAACGAGTGCAAAAAGCTCCGCCTCTTCACGGAGTACAAGAAGGATCCGCTGACGGCGGAGCCCGAGGGCCGGGTCGACATCTTCTCCATGTTCCTGGCGGTGACCGGGGACCGGCTCAACACCATCAGGACCAAGATCCTCCCGCTGCTCGACGCGGGATACGCGGTGATCGTCGACCGCTATCTGTACTCGGCGCTGTGCGAGGCCGTCATCTCCTCCAGCGGGCTCACCCCCACGCAGTGGCGGGTCGTCTCGGACATCATCTCCGAGTTCCCCACGCCGCACGTGGCGTTCTTCACCCGGGTGAGCTTCATCGAGGCCCGCAAGCGGATCAACGCGCGCGAGGCGGAGCGCGACGACTATGTCGACCCGCTGCTCTTCAACGCGCGGATCGACGCCTTCGAGATCGTCCGCAGCAAGTTCGACGGTGTGCTCGTGGACACCGCCCTCGACGAGCACTCCTGCTTCAAGATCGTCTCGCGGGAAGTCGGCCGGCATGTGCTGAACCAGCCGGCGCGGGCCTGA
- a CDS encoding BTAD domain-containing putative transcriptional regulator, whose translation MIETIIEKTTPLSLTSHGVQVKLLGVPEILVDDQPVPLRGETARRVLCHLLLASPRAIPNQRLIESVWGGEEPDSAMEQIRKIVSKLRRDLPGGRDLITTELGGYRITLAPEQLDLTVWTNAIQDVHQLIEAGDHHAAFEKLSLALDLWRGPALDGLDGQPFANEAVALHEERLNALETWCRLAMNELPISTVIAKIRREISQHPLQERLWDTLMRLLADNGRPLEALNEYSNLRKVLAQSLGVSPSPRLQDTYRRLELMANGETARPNLRQTTERTAAPPHTPKIPVWIKELLRGQEPNPAYVSDKYWNIVHRNQAMARWFPWLQGPDANLMTWALTNPSARRVLGDWEDHAAVYLGMIDRALRQNPDDAALRSLSATLSEADSLPTTVRDQPVDVATREGHHYTLNLPHITPEPVNVVSHILTPHGHGELRVVLLTSPQEPAA comes from the coding sequence ATGATCGAAACCATTATCGAAAAAACCACACCGTTATCACTCACATCGCACGGCGTACAGGTCAAACTTCTCGGTGTCCCGGAAATCCTGGTGGACGACCAACCGGTCCCGCTGCGGGGCGAAACGGCACGGAGGGTCCTGTGCCACCTCCTTCTCGCCTCACCCCGCGCGATCCCCAACCAGCGGCTCATAGAGTCGGTTTGGGGCGGTGAAGAACCTGACAGCGCCATGGAGCAGATCCGGAAGATCGTGTCGAAGTTACGGCGGGATCTGCCCGGGGGGCGCGATCTCATCACCACGGAACTCGGCGGCTATCGCATCACGTTGGCACCGGAGCAGCTGGATCTCACCGTGTGGACGAATGCGATCCAGGACGTCCATCAACTCATCGAAGCGGGCGACCATCACGCCGCTTTCGAGAAACTGTCTCTCGCGCTCGACCTCTGGCGCGGACCGGCTCTCGACGGCCTCGACGGCCAGCCTTTCGCGAATGAGGCCGTCGCGCTGCACGAGGAGCGCCTCAACGCATTGGAAACGTGGTGCCGCCTCGCCATGAATGAGCTGCCCATTTCTACGGTCATCGCGAAGATCCGCAGAGAGATCTCCCAACACCCTTTGCAGGAACGGCTGTGGGACACGTTGATGCGACTGCTGGCCGACAACGGCCGCCCGCTCGAAGCCCTCAACGAATACAGCAACTTACGCAAGGTTTTGGCCCAGTCCCTGGGCGTATCGCCGTCACCACGGCTTCAGGACACCTATCGCAGACTGGAGCTCATGGCGAACGGGGAGACGGCCCGGCCGAACCTCCGCCAGACGACCGAGCGCACGGCCGCGCCCCCACACACTCCGAAGATACCCGTGTGGATCAAAGAACTTCTGCGGGGTCAGGAACCGAACCCCGCTTATGTGTCGGACAAGTACTGGAACATCGTGCACCGCAATCAGGCGATGGCGCGCTGGTTCCCGTGGCTTCAGGGCCCCGACGCCAATCTCATGACATGGGCCCTCACCAACCCGTCCGCGAGACGGGTACTGGGTGACTGGGAAGATCACGCCGCGGTCTATCTCGGAATGATCGACCGCGCGTTGCGCCAGAACCCCGACGACGCCGCCCTGCGTTCCCTCAGTGCAACGTTGTCGGAGGCCGACTCGCTCCCCACGACGGTCCGGGACCAGCCGGTGGACGTCGCGACGCGCGAGGGCCACCACTACACCCTCAACCTCCCGCACATCACGCCCGAGCCGGTCAACGTGGTGTCCCACATCCTGACCCCCCACGGGCACGGCGAACTCCGCGTCGTGCTCCTCACCTCGCCGCAGGAACCGGCCGCCTGA